Proteins from a genomic interval of Sporolactobacillus sp. Y61:
- a CDS encoding GNAT family N-acetyltransferase, which yields MKIEEGQDRYFVKNDSGQEIGEITYSHPYKDVLSIDHTYVDPAFRGHHLAGKLLQAVVDKAVKEHKKIIPACSYAKIQFERKKEYQDIQYFE from the coding sequence ATGAAAATTGAAGAGGGTCAGGACAGATATTTTGTTAAAAATGACTCAGGTCAGGAAATAGGTGAAATCACCTATTCCCATCCTTATAAAGATGTCCTCAGTATTGATCACACCTATGTTGACCCGGCATTCCGCGGCCATCATCTGGCCGGGAAACTGCTTCAGGCAGTTGTTGATAAAGCGGTTAAAGAGCATAAAAAGATCATTCCTGCCTGTTCTTACGCAAAAATTCAGTTTGAAAGAAAAAAGGAATATCAGGATATTCAATACTTTGAGTGA
- a CDS encoding Nramp family divalent metal transporter produces the protein MAKLETSVPSLPPQTLKERMIKVGPGFVVAATSIGAPDLLASIVVGQSYGMTFLWAIIIGTIIKYYLNEGVGRWHLATGTTILEGWRSLGRWATGYFGVYAVIWGFVYGATAAMASGMAMNAMWPVLPIWGWAIIHAVAGFLLVYTGKYKLFEQVMTFLVGLMFLTIVGLACFFLPGLKELSWGLVPTVPDGSLYLVLGLIGGVGGTITMASYGYWIKEKNWTGKSWIPMMKTDAKVGYFITGVFCVSALIIGAQFLYGTNVEIRGDQGFVTMSNMLADQFGEPMRWTLLLAFWSAVFSSLLGVWNGVPYLFADFVRTMRMKKNKELADKPVTEKDPMYRLYLFWLTFPPMIMYFFGKPVELIILYGVLGSLFMPFLAITLTILLNSKKVDRDARNRWLTNAILIGCIMMFGLLGLTELLDLF, from the coding sequence AAGTTAGAAACATCTGTCCCCTCACTCCCGCCGCAGACACTGAAAGAACGCATGATCAAGGTCGGCCCTGGATTTGTCGTTGCCGCAACCAGTATTGGTGCGCCGGATTTACTTGCCTCCATTGTTGTCGGTCAGTCTTACGGTATGACTTTTTTATGGGCAATTATTATTGGAACAATTATTAAATACTATTTAAATGAAGGGGTCGGGCGATGGCATCTGGCTACCGGAACAACCATTCTGGAAGGTTGGCGATCTCTTGGCAGATGGGCAACAGGTTACTTCGGTGTATATGCTGTCATCTGGGGCTTCGTCTATGGAGCAACGGCAGCAATGGCATCAGGTATGGCCATGAACGCAATGTGGCCCGTCCTGCCGATCTGGGGTTGGGCGATTATCCACGCTGTTGCCGGTTTCCTGCTTGTTTACACAGGAAAATATAAGCTGTTTGAACAAGTGATGACATTCCTCGTTGGCCTGATGTTCCTGACCATCGTCGGTCTGGCCTGTTTTTTTCTTCCGGGATTAAAAGAATTATCCTGGGGACTTGTTCCGACCGTTCCGGACGGGTCGTTATACCTTGTACTCGGACTGATTGGCGGCGTTGGCGGCACCATTACCATGGCTTCCTACGGTTATTGGATTAAAGAAAAAAACTGGACCGGGAAGTCATGGATTCCAATGATGAAAACTGACGCGAAAGTCGGCTATTTTATCACAGGGGTGTTCTGCGTCTCTGCCCTGATTATCGGTGCACAATTCCTCTATGGTACGAATGTTGAAATTCGTGGCGATCAGGGATTCGTTACGATGTCGAACATGCTGGCCGACCAGTTTGGCGAACCCATGAGATGGACACTTCTGCTTGCTTTCTGGTCAGCTGTTTTCAGTTCGCTTCTTGGCGTCTGGAACGGTGTCCCTTATTTATTTGCTGATTTTGTACGCACTATGCGTATGAAGAAGAATAAAGAACTGGCTGACAAACCGGTTACGGAAAAGGATCCCATGTACCGCCTGTATCTGTTCTGGCTGACCTTTCCTCCAATGATTATGTATTTCTTTGGTAAACCGGTTGAGCTGATTATCCTTTATGGTGTCCTCGGTTCACTCTTTATGCCCTTTCTCGCGATCACATTGACCATCCTTCTTAACTCGAAGAAAGTAGATCGGGATGCACGGAACAGATGGCTGACCAATGCGATACTGATTGGATGTATCATGATGTTCGGATTACTGGGATTAACCGAATTATTGGATCTGTTTTAA